In Rhodanobacter denitrificans, a single window of DNA contains:
- a CDS encoding translocation/assembly module TamB domain-containing protein, protein MKWFKRIAIAFGALLLLVAAALWWLLGTGAGLRFALTRAQAATDGALHVQQAQGRLLGPLDLAGIRYDDGKGTVATVAKAHLNLRFWPLLAKRLHVLALDVDGVEVALPKSAPDNTSRSGSFSLRPPIDLILDRVHLGSLKLTQDGQPLFASHRLDLAGSWTERGIELRQLVLLAPDGHANLDGRLTIGTRYQGNGKAVFAWKIGDTSYAGSLGARSDGKRAQLDLRLTAPAVARLQVDLIQSGDYAWTGQLDAPRFDPEPLLGDSPLKALAIAVQGHGDRHGGTLDGRLDLNDYPLLLQPLRAQFSPDFATLTLQQLTLGSPRIKGSVEASGTVQLAAKPLSAALDIRWNDLLLPADLAGQALASRGALKASGNADAYHAEGDVDIGPPGKLAKLALNLDGTAQLITLHTLQLKQAQGGLQAHGTLALQPDLAWQAEASADQLDPGQLFAGWGGALDFDIASSGSLPTNSTRGPDATLEIRRLAGKLRGRAVSGHGKLHLSSKEVVDGQLDLASGGSTVKLDARPGASNDADLQLAIASLGDWLPDASGRLDGHFNLHGMWPKLGINGQLHGHSLAWRQQKADTLQLIVGIPDISHPAGKLDLQTGNVYLQGLLFQHLDLLAEGSQGDHQLRVDARGTQLSGRLALHGALKGPAWNGTLSTLNLEPQGMPGWRLLQPAQLSYHDGAMSLSELCLSAGDPQLCVAATQDKPGNLDASYRLQALPLALLLNATGNADLPMRADGVIEGSGKIRRGAAGALSGNASLSSAQGSVSYTDRADQPLLRYDQLRVDADLAPAGQRIAVHGGLDDGGRIDGQVTIRGAQQTLGGQLDLRLNKLAFVELFSSEVASVKGDADGNFRFAGTLKQPALSGQANVHGFAAEVPSAGLKLSQGQLTVSTTDARQFLIHGSVQSGKGRVAIDGNAGLGADARTILTLKGSQFTAADIPAARVVISPDLTVKQDADGIDIGGALGIDSADVNAEKLPGAGATRISPDVVVVDEKQQQQAASKVPIRALVKVDLGRKTHVVGMGLDGRVSGMLTVVERPGRATTGQGQLAVDGTYKAYGQNLQIQRGQLLFASTPIDNPGLNLRAVRKLNPNATIDEGQEVGLLVSGTAQRPILSVFSNPVMEQSDALSYLVTGKPLSQVKGGEGDMVGAAAQALGSAAGDLLARSIGARMGVDDIGVSSNAALGGSSAFTVGKYLSPRLYLSYGVGLFEPGEVITLRYRLSQRWNFEAQQATESSRASFNYRIEK, encoded by the coding sequence ATGAAGTGGTTCAAGCGCATCGCCATCGCATTCGGCGCACTGCTGCTGCTCGTGGCGGCGGCACTGTGGTGGCTGCTCGGCACCGGTGCGGGCCTGCGCTTCGCGCTGACGCGGGCGCAGGCGGCCACCGACGGCGCGCTGCATGTGCAACAGGCGCAGGGCCGCCTGCTCGGCCCGCTCGACCTGGCCGGCATCCGCTACGACGACGGCAAGGGCACCGTGGCGACCGTGGCGAAGGCGCATCTGAACCTGCGTTTCTGGCCCTTGCTGGCCAAACGCCTGCATGTGCTCGCGCTGGACGTCGATGGCGTCGAGGTGGCCCTGCCCAAGTCCGCACCGGACAACACCTCCCGCTCCGGCAGCTTCTCGCTGCGGCCGCCGATCGACCTGATCCTCGACCGCGTGCACCTGGGCTCGCTGAAGCTGACGCAGGACGGCCAGCCGCTGTTCGCCTCCCATCGGCTCGACCTGGCCGGCAGCTGGACCGAGCGCGGCATCGAGCTGCGCCAGCTCGTGCTGCTGGCGCCTGACGGCCACGCCAATCTCGACGGCAGGCTGACGATCGGCACGCGTTACCAGGGCAACGGCAAGGCTGTCTTCGCCTGGAAAATCGGCGACACCAGCTATGCCGGCAGCCTCGGCGCGCGCAGCGACGGCAAGCGGGCGCAGCTCGACCTCAGGCTCACCGCGCCGGCCGTGGCCCGACTGCAGGTGGACCTGATTCAGTCCGGCGACTACGCCTGGACCGGCCAGCTCGACGCGCCGCGCTTCGACCCGGAACCGCTGCTTGGCGACAGTCCGCTGAAGGCGCTGGCGATTGCCGTGCAAGGCCACGGCGACCGTCACGGCGGCACGCTCGACGGCCGGCTCGATCTCAACGACTACCCGTTGCTGCTGCAGCCGCTGCGTGCGCAGTTCAGCCCCGACTTCGCCACGCTGACCCTGCAGCAGCTCACGCTCGGTTCGCCGCGGATCAAGGGCAGCGTGGAAGCCAGCGGTACCGTGCAGCTGGCCGCCAAGCCGCTCAGCGCCGCACTGGATATCCGCTGGAACGACCTGCTGCTGCCGGCGGACCTGGCCGGCCAGGCGCTGGCCAGCCGCGGTGCGCTCAAGGCCAGCGGCAACGCCGACGCGTACCACGCCGAAGGCGACGTCGACATCGGCCCGCCGGGCAAGCTCGCGAAGCTGGCGCTGAACCTGGACGGCACCGCGCAGCTGATCACCCTGCACACGCTGCAACTGAAACAGGCACAAGGCGGCCTGCAGGCGCACGGCACGCTGGCGCTGCAGCCCGATCTGGCCTGGCAGGCCGAAGCAAGCGCCGACCAACTCGACCCCGGCCAGTTGTTCGCCGGCTGGGGCGGCGCCCTGGATTTCGACATCGCCAGCAGCGGCAGCCTGCCCACGAACAGCACCCGCGGCCCGGACGCCACGCTGGAGATCCGCCGGCTGGCGGGCAAGCTGCGCGGGCGCGCGGTCAGCGGCCACGGCAAGCTGCACCTGTCGTCCAAAGAAGTAGTCGACGGCCAGCTCGATCTCGCTTCGGGCGGCAGCACGGTGAAGCTGGATGCCCGCCCGGGCGCCAGCAACGATGCCGACCTGCAGCTGGCGATCGCCTCGCTGGGCGACTGGCTGCCGGATGCGAGCGGCCGTCTGGACGGCCATTTCAACCTCCATGGCATGTGGCCGAAGCTCGGCATCAACGGCCAGCTGCACGGGCATTCGCTGGCCTGGCGGCAGCAGAAGGCCGACACGCTGCAGCTGATCGTGGGCATTCCCGACATCAGCCACCCGGCCGGCAAGCTGGATCTGCAAACCGGCAACGTGTACCTGCAGGGCCTGCTGTTCCAGCATCTCGACCTGCTGGCCGAAGGCAGCCAGGGCGACCATCAATTGCGTGTGGATGCCCGCGGCACCCAGCTCTCCGGCAGGCTCGCCCTGCACGGCGCACTGAAGGGCCCGGCCTGGAACGGTACGCTGTCCACGCTCAACCTCGAACCGCAGGGCATGCCCGGCTGGCGCCTGCTGCAGCCCGCGCAGCTGAGCTACCACGACGGCGCGATGAGCCTGTCCGAGCTGTGCCTGAGCGCCGGCGATCCGCAACTGTGCGTGGCCGCGACACAGGACAAGCCGGGCAACCTCGACGCCAGCTACCGGCTGCAGGCGCTGCCGCTGGCGCTGCTGCTGAACGCCACCGGCAACGCCGACCTGCCGATGCGCGCCGATGGCGTCATCGAGGGCAGCGGCAAGATCCGCCGCGGCGCCGCCGGCGCGCTCAGCGGCAACGCCTCGCTCAGCTCCGCGCAGGGCAGCGTCAGCTACACCGACCGCGCCGACCAACCGTTGCTGCGCTACGACCAGCTGCGCGTGGACGCCGACCTCGCGCCGGCCGGCCAGCGCATCGCCGTGCACGGCGGGCTCGACGACGGCGGCCGCATCGATGGCCAGGTCACGATCAGGGGCGCGCAGCAGACGCTGGGTGGCCAGCTCGACCTGCGCCTGAACAAGCTCGCCTTCGTCGAGCTGTTCAGCAGCGAGGTGGCCAGCGTCAAGGGCGACGCCGACGGCAACTTCCGTTTCGCGGGCACGCTGAAGCAGCCTGCGCTCAGCGGCCAGGCGAACGTGCACGGCTTCGCCGCCGAGGTGCCGTCGGCCGGACTCAAGCTGAGCCAGGGCCAGCTCACGGTCAGCACCACCGACGCGCGGCAGTTCCTGATCCACGGCAGCGTGCAATCGGGCAAGGGCCGCGTGGCGATCGACGGCAACGCCGGCCTCGGCGCCGACGCCCGGACCATCCTCACGCTCAAGGGCAGCCAGTTCACCGCCGCCGACATCCCCGCCGCCAGGGTGGTGATCTCGCCCGACCTGACCGTGAAGCAGGACGCCGACGGCATCGACATCGGCGGCGCGCTCGGCATCGACAGCGCCGACGTGAACGCCGAGAAATTGCCCGGCGCCGGCGCCACCCGGATCTCGCCCGACGTGGTGGTGGTCGATGAGAAGCAGCAGCAACAGGCCGCCAGCAAGGTGCCGATCCGTGCCCTGGTCAAGGTGGATCTCGGCCGCAAGACGCACGTCGTCGGCATGGGTCTGGACGGCCGCGTCAGCGGCATGCTCACGGTGGTCGAGCGCCCCGGCCGCGCCACCACGGGCCAGGGCCAGCTTGCGGTCGACGGCACCTACAAGGCCTACGGCCAGAACCTGCAGATCCAGCGCGGCCAGCTGCTGTTCGCCAGCACGCCGATCGACAACCCGGGCCTGAACCTCCGCGCGGTGCGCAAGCTCAACCCGAACGCCACCATCGACGAAGGCCAGGAAGTGGGCCTGCTGGTCTCCGGCACCGCGCAGCGGCCGATCCTCAGCGTGTTCTCCAACCCGGTGATGGAGCAGTCCGACGCGCTGTCCTACCTGGTCACCGGCAAGCCGCTGTCGCAGGTGAAGGGCGGCGAAGGCGACATGGTGGGAGCCGCCGCGCAGGCGCTCGGCTCCGCCGCCGGCGACCTGCTGGCCAGGAGCATCGGCGCGCGGATGGGCGTGGACGACATCGGCGTGTCCAGCAACGCGGCGCTGGGTGGCAGCTCGGCGTTCACCGTGGGCAAGTACCTGTCGCCGCGGCTGTACCTCAGCTACGGCGTGGGCCTGTTCGAGCCCGGCGAGGTGATCACCCTGCGCTACCGCCTCAGCCAGCGCTGGAACTTCGAGGCGCAGCAGGCCACCGAGTCCAGTCGCGCCAGCTTCAACTACCGCATCGAGAAGTAG
- a CDS encoding M13 family metallopeptidase — translation MQRIRWVLAAAILCSPAAWAATPASGPSGIDLAGIDHGVKPGDDFFRYANGGWLMTAQIPADRSSTGTFLKVFEQAEKNTAELISDAGAGHPAAGSNARRIADYYAAWMDTATIEQHGLAPLKPELAQIGAIASRADLARVLGSRLRADVDPVNATHFHTQNLFGLFVTQGLEDPSHNIAYLLQGGLGMPSRDYYLSSDPHMLATRGKYLTYIGALLEQAGTADAAAKAKTVLDLETKIAKAQTDLLDSQDIHKANNLWRMADFARKAPGLDWASYFKAAGLDGQQQIDTWQPNAVTGLSALVASEPLQAWKDLLLFHTINQSAGLLPKAYADLSFDFYGRTLQGTPQQQPRWKRAVGATSGDLGDAVGQLYVKHYFPASSKAEIEQLVKNLIAAFNDRIDTLSWMTPATREKAKAKLATLRVGVGYPDTWRDYGSLQIRADDALGNHLRAEKFEYEHQRAKLGQRVDKGEWWMTPQTVNAVNLPLQNALNFPAAILQPPFFDPHADAAANYGAIGSVIGHEISHSFDNMGAEFDAEGRLANWWTPEDLAHFKAAGQQLAKQFDQYEALPGLHVNGEQTLGENIADVSGLTIAYLAYHKSLGGKPAPVIDGLDGDQRFFLAYGQAWRSKIRDAAQRQRLATDVHAPADFRAQTVRNLDPWYPAFGVKPGEKLYLAPKDRVKIW, via the coding sequence ATGCAACGCATCCGATGGGTACTGGCGGCGGCGATCCTGTGCAGCCCCGCGGCATGGGCGGCGACACCGGCCAGCGGGCCTTCCGGCATCGACCTGGCCGGGATCGATCACGGCGTGAAGCCGGGCGACGACTTCTTCCGCTACGCCAATGGCGGCTGGCTGATGACGGCGCAGATTCCCGCCGACCGCTCCAGTACCGGCACCTTCCTCAAGGTGTTCGAGCAGGCCGAGAAGAACACCGCCGAGCTGATCAGCGACGCCGGTGCCGGCCATCCCGCCGCCGGCAGCAACGCGCGCAGGATCGCCGACTACTACGCCGCCTGGATGGACACCGCCACCATCGAGCAGCATGGCCTGGCGCCGCTCAAGCCGGAGCTGGCGCAGATCGGCGCGATCGCCTCGCGCGCGGATCTCGCCCGCGTGCTGGGCAGCCGCCTGCGTGCGGACGTCGACCCGGTCAACGCCACCCATTTCCACACCCAGAACCTGTTCGGCCTGTTCGTGACGCAGGGGCTGGAAGATCCCTCGCACAACATCGCCTACCTGCTGCAGGGCGGCCTGGGCATGCCCAGCCGCGACTACTACCTGTCCAGCGACCCCCACATGCTGGCAACGCGCGGCAAGTACCTGACCTACATCGGCGCCCTGCTGGAACAGGCCGGCACCGCCGACGCGGCGGCCAAGGCAAAAACCGTCCTCGACCTGGAGACGAAGATCGCAAAGGCGCAGACGGACCTGCTCGACAGCCAGGACATCCACAAGGCCAACAACCTCTGGCGCATGGCCGACTTCGCGCGGAAGGCGCCGGGCCTCGACTGGGCCAGCTACTTCAAGGCCGCCGGCCTGGACGGCCAGCAGCAGATCGACACCTGGCAGCCGAATGCGGTGACCGGCCTGTCGGCACTGGTCGCCAGCGAGCCGCTGCAGGCGTGGAAGGACCTGCTGCTCTTCCACACCATCAACCAGAGCGCCGGCCTGCTGCCGAAGGCCTATGCCGACCTCAGCTTCGACTTCTACGGCCGCACCCTGCAGGGCACGCCGCAGCAACAACCGCGCTGGAAGCGCGCGGTCGGCGCCACCAGCGGCGACCTCGGCGACGCGGTGGGCCAGCTCTACGTCAAGCACTACTTCCCGGCGTCGTCGAAGGCAGAAATCGAGCAGTTGGTGAAGAACCTGATCGCCGCGTTCAACGACCGCATCGATACCCTGAGCTGGATGACCCCGGCCACACGCGAAAAGGCCAAGGCCAAGCTCGCCACCTTGCGCGTCGGCGTGGGCTACCCGGATACCTGGCGCGACTACGGTTCCCTGCAGATCCGTGCCGACGACGCGCTCGGCAACCACCTGCGTGCGGAAAAATTCGAGTACGAACACCAGCGTGCCAAGCTCGGCCAGCGTGTCGACAAGGGTGAATGGTGGATGACCCCGCAGACCGTCAACGCGGTGAACCTGCCGCTGCAAAACGCGCTGAACTTCCCCGCCGCGATCCTGCAGCCGCCGTTCTTCGACCCGCATGCCGATGCCGCCGCCAACTACGGTGCGATCGGCTCGGTGATCGGCCATGAGATCAGCCACAGCTTCGACAACATGGGCGCGGAGTTCGATGCCGAAGGCCGCCTCGCGAACTGGTGGACGCCGGAAGACCTGGCCCACTTCAAGGCCGCCGGCCAGCAGCTGGCGAAGCAGTTCGACCAGTACGAGGCGCTGCCCGGCCTGCACGTCAACGGCGAGCAGACGCTGGGCGAGAACATCGCCGACGTCTCCGGCCTGACCATCGCCTACCTCGCCTATCACAAATCGCTCGGCGGCAAGCCGGCGCCGGTGATCGACGGCCTCGACGGCGACCAGCGCTTCTTCCTCGCCTACGGCCAGGCCTGGCGTTCGAAGATCCGCGACGCCGCCCAGCGCCAGCGCCTCGCCACCGACGTGCACGCCCCCGCCGACTTCCGCGCGCAGACCGTGCGCAACCTGGATCCGTGGTATCCCGCGTTCGGCGTGAAGCCGGGCGAGAAGCTGTATCTGGCGCCGAAGGATCGGGTGAAGATCTGGTAG
- a CDS encoding DUF1801 domain-containing protein has product MKSAGKPDGEDASAHITARIDELGDWRGEVLAHVRQLIREADPDIREEWKWAKPTSGGTPVWSHDGIVCTGESYKDKVKLTFARGASIKDPKKLFNASLDGNTRRAIDLRERDRIDEAAFRQLIRAAVAANTARKK; this is encoded by the coding sequence ATGAAGTCAGCAGGCAAACCCGATGGTGAGGATGCTTCCGCCCATATCACCGCGCGGATCGACGAGCTCGGCGATTGGCGGGGCGAGGTGCTCGCGCACGTCCGCCAGCTGATCCGCGAGGCCGACCCGGATATCCGCGAGGAATGGAAATGGGCCAAGCCCACATCGGGAGGCACGCCGGTCTGGTCACATGACGGCATCGTCTGCACCGGGGAGTCGTACAAGGACAAGGTGAAGCTCACCTTTGCCCGCGGCGCCTCGATCAAGGATCCGAAGAAGCTGTTCAACGCCAGCCTCGATGGCAATACGCGTCGGGCGATCGACCTGCGCGAAAGGGACAGGATCGACGAGGCGGCGTTCAGGCAACTGATCCGAGCGGCGGTGGCGGCCAACACTGCCAGGAAGAAGTAG
- the murD gene encoding UDP-N-acetylmuramoyl-L-alanine--D-glutamate ligase: MRFDELRDRRVAIWGFGREGRAVLKALRERLPSQPLTLFCSAAEVDAARAFDAALHIVAGEPDAATLGRFDVVVKSPGISAYKPALLAARAQGTRLTSGTALWFGENPDARVIAVTGTKGKSTTSALIAHLARALGVRTALAGNIGLPLLELLGQSADLWVIELSSFQTGEAGPLELGVVTSLYEEHLDWHGSRERYVADKLKLADVSRMLLVNGLQPGLLERTAAHPRRLVFGTPEGWHVCDGAIRRGGQAVFDSAALAAPGLHNALNACAALAALEAVGMDALAAAPALATFRPLPHRLQPLGEHEGWHWVNDSISTTPLATLAALESLHGRAVTVLVGGHDRGLDWTPFVEAMRTAPAHAIVCMGANGGRIEAALRAAAVACPVLLVNDLASAVEAARARTLAHGVILLSPGAPSFDQFRDYAERGRQFSALAGFEATGVAGIDGLGIEGTPHD, translated from the coding sequence ATGCGCTTCGACGAGCTTCGCGATCGCCGCGTGGCGATCTGGGGTTTCGGCCGCGAGGGCCGCGCGGTGCTCAAGGCGCTGCGCGAGCGCCTGCCGTCACAACCGCTGACCTTGTTCTGCAGCGCTGCCGAAGTCGACGCGGCGCGCGCGTTCGACGCGGCGTTGCACATCGTCGCCGGCGAACCGGATGCCGCCACGCTGGGTCGCTTCGACGTGGTGGTGAAGTCGCCCGGCATCTCGGCCTACAAGCCGGCGTTGCTGGCCGCGCGGGCGCAGGGCACCCGGCTCACCTCCGGCACCGCGCTGTGGTTCGGCGAGAATCCCGACGCGCGCGTGATCGCCGTCACCGGCACCAAGGGCAAGAGCACCACCAGCGCGCTGATCGCGCACCTGGCGCGCGCGCTTGGCGTGCGCACCGCGCTGGCCGGCAACATCGGGCTGCCGCTGCTGGAACTGCTCGGCCAGTCGGCGGACCTGTGGGTGATCGAACTGTCCAGCTTCCAGACCGGTGAAGCGGGCCCGCTGGAACTGGGCGTGGTCACCAGCCTGTACGAGGAACACCTCGACTGGCACGGCTCGCGCGAGCGCTACGTGGCCGACAAGCTGAAGCTGGCCGACGTATCGCGCATGCTGCTGGTCAACGGCCTGCAGCCGGGCCTGCTGGAGCGCACCGCCGCGCATCCGCGGCGCCTCGTGTTCGGCACGCCGGAAGGCTGGCACGTGTGTGATGGCGCAATCCGCCGCGGCGGGCAGGCGGTGTTCGACAGCGCCGCACTGGCGGCGCCCGGCCTGCACAACGCGCTCAACGCCTGCGCTGCGCTGGCCGCGCTGGAAGCGGTCGGCATGGACGCGCTCGCCGCCGCGCCGGCATTGGCGACGTTCCGCCCGCTGCCGCACCGCCTGCAGCCGCTGGGCGAACACGAGGGCTGGCACTGGGTCAACGACTCGATCAGCACTACGCCGCTGGCCACGCTGGCCGCATTGGAAAGCCTGCATGGCCGCGCGGTGACCGTGCTGGTCGGCGGCCATGATCGCGGGCTGGACTGGACACCGTTCGTCGAGGCGATGCGCACCGCACCGGCGCACGCGATCGTCTGCATGGGCGCCAATGGCGGCCGCATCGAAGCGGCCTTGCGCGCGGCTGCGGTTGCTTGTCCGGTCTTGCTTGTGAATGATCTCGCAAGTGCGGTCGAGGCGGCCAGGGCGCGCACGCTTGCGCATGGCGTGATCCTGCTGTCACCCGGCGCACCCAGCTTCGACCAGTTCAGGGACTATGCCGAACGCGGGCGGCAGTTCAGTGCGCTGGCCGGGTTTGAGGCGACCGGCGTTGCCGGCATCGATGGTTTGGGTATCGAGGGAACTCCGCACGACTGA